From a single Piliocolobus tephrosceles isolate RC106 chromosome 21, ASM277652v3, whole genome shotgun sequence genomic region:
- the ZNF285 gene encoding zinc finger protein 285, translated as MLGSAFPESCPFQKEDDMIKFRERVTFKDVAVVFTKEELALLDKAQINLYQDVMLENFRNLISVGDGIKNNILNLQEKGLSFLLQEVLHCWQIWKQRIRDLTVSQDYVMNLQEECSPHLEDVSLCEEWAGVSLQISKNENYVVNAIIKNQDIIAWQGLTQVLTPESWRKADIMTEPQNSQGRYKGIYTEEKLYRRTRHDGSLNWTARDHHESQECKGEDPGRHPDCGKNLGIKSTAEQRNAAHVLPQSFTCNNCGVAFADDTDPRVHHSAHLEEKSYKCDQYGKNFIQSQDLIVHCKTHSSETPYEFHEWPTGCKQSSDLPRYQKVPPGDKPYKCKECGKGFRRNSSLHNHHRVHTGDMPYKCDVCGKGFGFRSLLCIHQGVHTGKKPYKCDECGKGFDQSSNLLVHQRVHTGEKPYKCTECGKCFSSSSVLQVHWRFHTGEKPYRCGECGKGFSQSTHLHIHQRVHTGEKPYKCNVCGKDFAYSSVLHTHQRVHTGEKPYKCEVCGKCFSYSSYFHLHQRDHNREKPYKCDECGKGFSRNSDLHVHLRVHTGERPYKCKACGKGFSRNSYLLAHQRVHIDETQYTHCERGEDLLTHQRLREQRETYYKCSKSGLN; from the exons ATGCTGGG TTCTGCTTTTCCAGAATCCTGCCCTTTCCAAAAGGAAGACGATATGATTAAGTTCCGG GAAAGGGTGACATTCAAGGATGTGGCTGTTGTCTTCACCAAGGAAGAGCTGGCACTATTGGATAAAGCCCAGATAAACCTGTACCAAGATGTGATGCTGGAAAACTTCAGGAACCTTATCTCAGTGG GAGATGGGATTAAAAACAACATTTTGAATCTTCAGGAAAAGGGGTTAAGTTTCCTTTTGCAAGAAGTGCTTCATTGCTGGCAGATTTGGAAACAAAGGATCCGGGATTTAACTGTGAGTCAGGATTATGTCATGAACCTTCAAGAAGAGTGTTCCCCACATTTAGAAGATGTTTCCCTCTGTGAAGAGTGGGCAGGCGTGTCTCTTcagatttctaaaaatgaaaactatgtagTAAATGCCATTATCAAAAATCAAGATATCATAGCATGGCAAGGCCTGACACAGGTTCTTACCCCAGAATCGTGGAGGAAAGCTGACATAATGACCGAGCCCCAGAACTCTCAGGGAAGGTATAAGGGAATTTACACAGAAGAGAAATTGTACAGACGTACTCGGCATGATGGCAGCCTCAACTGGACCGCACGTGATCATCATGAGTCCCAAGAATGTAAAGGAGAGGACCCTGGTAGACACCCCGACTGTGGGAAAAACTTGGGTATAAAATCAACAGCTGAGCAACGTAATGCGGCCCATGTATTACCACAGTCTTTCACATGTAATAACTGTGGGGTGGCCTTTGCAGATGATACAGATCCTCGTGTCCATCACAGCGCTCACCTAGAAGAAAAATCTTATAAATGTGACCAGTATGGAAAGAACTTTATTCAGAGCCAAGATCTTATCGTTCATTGTAAAACCCACTCAAGCGAGACTCCCTATGAGTTCCACGAATGGCCTACGGGCTGCAAACAGAGCTCAGACCTTCCCAGATATCAGAAAGTCCCCCCGGGAGAcaaaccctacaaatgtaaagaatgtggcaagGGCTTCAGGCGCAACTCCTCCCTTCACAACCATCATCGAGTCCACACAGGAGACATGCCCTACAAATGCGACGTATGTGGGAAAGGGTTTGGCTTTAGGTCACTTCTTTGTATTCATCAGGGAGTACACACAGGGAAAAAGCCCTATAAATGTGATGAGTGTGGGAAGGGCTTTGATCAGAGCTCGAACCTTCTTGTCCATCAGCGAgtccacactggagagaagccctacaAATGCACTGAGTGTGGCAAGTGCTTTAGTTCAAGCTCAGTTCTTCAAGTCCACTGGAGGTTTCACACGGGGGAGAAACCATATAGGTGTGGTGAGTGTGGAAAGGGCTTCAGCCAAAGTACACACCTTCACATTCACCAGAGAGTCCACACAGGGGAGAAACCATACAAATGCAATGTGTGTGGAAAGGATTTTGCATATAGCTCTGTTCTTCACACTCATCagagagttcacactggagaaaaaccatATAAATGCGAAGTGTGTGGAAAGTGCTTTAGTTACAGCTCATATTTTCACTTACATCAAAGAGATCACAACAGAGAGAAACCATATAAATGTGATGAGTGTGGTAAAGGCTTCAGTCGGAATTCAGATCTTCACGTTCATCTCAGAGTCCACACAGGAGAGAGGCCCTATAAGTGTAAGGCATGTGGTAAGGGCTTCAGTCGTAATTCGTACCTCCTTGCCCATCAGAGAGTGCATATAGATGAGACACAGTACACACATTGTGAGCGTGGCGAGGACCTTCTGACTCATCAAAGACTACGTGAGCAGAGAGAAACATATTATAAATGTAGTAAGTCAGGGTTAAATTAG